Within the Vibrio sp. DW001 genome, the region AGGAGCGATAGGCATTGTGATGACAATGATAGGCACATTACTTACGGCTTTAGTCATTGCGAGAGAGTGGGAGAAAGGCACGATGGAAGCCTTGATCTCGACACCAGCTCAGACTAAAGAAATATTACTTGGAAAGCTTGTCCCTTATTTCATACTTGGACTTATCGCGACCGTTATATGCGTTTTGTTGTCCACCATCGTCTTCAATATTCCACTTGAAGGTTCGTGGGGAGCCGTACTTTTACTCTCTTCTTGTTTTATGATTCCAGCTTTGGGGCAAGGCTTATTAATTTCAACATTGGCCAAAAATCAATTTATAGCGTCAATGGTGGCATTACTTTCTGCATTTCTGCCCGCGTTCTTATTGTCAGGGTTTCTATTTGAGATAGATTCCATGCCTTATGTCATTCAGTTAATTACCCATATTTTGGCAGTAAAATATTATATCGCGTGTATCCAAACCGTTTTCTTAGCTGGGGATATCTGGCCATTATTTATTCCCAATATTGCGGCAATGTTATTCATCGGACTGATATTTTTTATCATTGCTGTGAAAAAAACATCTAAGACATTAGAAGGATAAAAACCATGTTATTTTCACCAGCATTAAAGGCGCAAATT harbors:
- a CDS encoding ABC transporter permease, whose translation is MAKAFDINRVSALIIKESLQVLRDPSAIIIAFVLPVVLLTLFATAISLDIKQLPIAVVKQDNSAWSESLSAAFSQTTYFLVEPVRDLREAKEKIVTGQLSGAVIIPSNFSQRFASGDRNNLIQVVTDASQPNTANFVANYSQGVVALWIQQSTLNEQAQRITIENRVWFNPEVESKRFLIPGAIGIVMTMIGTLLTALVIAREWEKGTMEALISTPAQTKEILLGKLVPYFILGLIATVICVLLSTIVFNIPLEGSWGAVLLLSSCFMIPALGQGLLISTLAKNQFIASMVALLSAFLPAFLLSGFLFEIDSMPYVIQLITHILAVKYYIACIQTVFLAGDIWPLFIPNIAAMLFIGLIFFIIAVKKTSKTLEG